Proteins encoded in a region of the Ptychodera flava strain L36383 chromosome 4, AS_Pfla_20210202, whole genome shotgun sequence genome:
- the LOC139131696 gene encoding uncharacterized protein: protein MNGLSCLQGSIVCHVRPSLDNQERKRRMKSQTRCAKKHCIKLKANKCLQQSVQELREGDTYTTGIDLVQKTQGIQEIPSLSTEPVPQPIELTDQPVVYFDLETTGLARTSHITQLAAVGPKWCLNVYVIPRIPIVNQHQE from the exons ATGAACGGATTGTCATGTCTCCAGGGAAGTATTGTGTGTCACGTGCGTCCTAGTCTGGATAATCAAGAAAGAAAGAGACGGATGAAGAGCCAGACCCGGTGTGCCaaaaaacattgtatcaagCTGAAGGCAAACAAGTGTTTACAACAGAGTGTCCAAGAACTCCGTGAAGGTGACACATACACAACAGGAATTGACCTTGTTCAAA aaacCCAAGGTATACAGGAGATACCTTCCCTCTCTACAGAACCTGTTCCACAACCAATAGAATTGACTGATCAACCTGTAGTGTATTTTGACCTGGAGACTACTGGATTAG caagaacatcacacataacaCAGCTTGCAGCTGTTGGACCAAAATGGTGTCTGAATGTGTATGTGATACCTAGGATTCCAATAGTGAACCAGCATCAAGAGTGA